From the Roseateles sp. XES5 genome, one window contains:
- a CDS encoding chemotaxis protein CheW, whose protein sequence is MSEAARKLDYDTIWGEADELSVLTFNLNGETFAIEAIVVQEILDLLPETHVPGSKPYVSSVINFRGKVIPLADIRLAFGMDATETTIDSRIVVIELDLDDEATLIGIRTDKVNEVTTLPKLASEPPPSVGMRWRPDYINCLVKRGGEFIIVPNLHAIFSSQKDRTGTAQAPN, encoded by the coding sequence ATGAGCGAAGCAGCACGAAAACTCGACTACGACACGATCTGGGGCGAAGCGGACGAATTGTCCGTGCTCACCTTCAACCTCAACGGCGAGACCTTCGCCATCGAGGCCATCGTCGTGCAGGAAATCCTCGACCTGCTGCCGGAAACCCACGTGCCCGGCAGCAAGCCCTATGTCTCCAGCGTCATCAATTTCCGCGGCAAGGTCATTCCGCTTGCCGATATCCGCCTCGCCTTCGGCATGGACGCGACGGAAACGACCATCGACAGCCGCATCGTCGTGATCGAACTCGATCTCGACGACGAGGCGACGCTGATCGGCATCCGCACGGACAAGGTCAACGAGGTCACCACGCTCCCGAAACTCGCCAGCGAGCCGCCGCCGAGCGTCGGCATGCGCTGGCGCCCCGACTACATCAACTGCCTCGTCAAGCGGGGCGGCGAATTCATCATCGTCCCGAACCTGCACGCGATCTTCTCCTCCCAGAAAGACCGCACCGGCACGGCGCAAGCGCCGAACTAG